The Nitrospira tepida genome includes a window with the following:
- a CDS encoding TIGR02710 family CRISPR-associated CARF protein, with product MTILVLTVGGSHQPLVTAIQTLKPDRVVFLCSDETPTAKGSYVQVIGEGKIIKSDPKLDKPDLPNIPTQVGLSPDQFDVVKIEHFDNLEACYLESIRILIKLHHEQPHARLIADYTGGTKSMTAGLALAAVDSEWCELNLIAGTRTDLEKVRDRSQFSRPIAVWDLRGRRKLEEVQARLSRFDYAGAASMLERIGQMPISESFSDKVRAGLAICRGLDAWDRFNHDEARTLLQPYRPYLKESSIMLDDLCRVEPRDPYLRVEDLFLNAERRAIQGRYDDAAARIYRALELIAQVRLRAKHGIDTSNVDLQKIPAQRRASFERHRSDTGKIQIPLFPSWALLQELHDDHLGAWFAENKSKVQDFLGVRNSSILAHGLEPIDSARWQNKGNVGLILCRQALASIPRSERSEVTVHQLPQELKVFEHA from the coding sequence ATGACAATCCTCGTTTTGACCGTGGGCGGGTCACATCAACCACTGGTGACGGCAATCCAAACGCTGAAGCCGGACCGAGTGGTTTTCTTGTGCTCAGACGAGACCCCTACCGCCAAGGGCTCGTACGTGCAAGTCATCGGCGAAGGCAAGATCATCAAGAGCGACCCTAAATTGGACAAACCCGACCTTCCAAATATTCCAACGCAGGTTGGTTTGTCCCCCGACCAATTTGACGTGGTGAAGATTGAGCACTTCGATAATCTCGAAGCGTGTTACCTCGAATCCATCCGGATTCTCATCAAGCTGCATCATGAGCAGCCTCACGCCCGCCTTATCGCTGACTATACAGGGGGAACCAAGTCCATGACCGCCGGCTTGGCTCTGGCGGCCGTGGATTCGGAGTGGTGCGAATTGAACTTGATTGCAGGGACCCGCACGGACCTTGAAAAGGTGAGAGATCGGAGCCAGTTTTCCAGACCCATCGCCGTGTGGGACCTGAGAGGCAGAAGAAAGCTCGAAGAGGTTCAGGCCCGCCTATCCCGCTTCGATTATGCGGGAGCAGCCTCTATGCTGGAAAGAATTGGCCAGATGCCAATCAGCGAATCCTTTTCGGACAAGGTGCGGGCCGGGTTAGCGATCTGCCGAGGCCTCGATGCATGGGACAGGTTCAATCACGATGAAGCACGGACCCTATTGCAACCATACCGGCCGTATCTCAAGGAGTCCAGCATCATGCTGGATGATCTCTGCCGAGTAGAGCCGAGAGACCCCTATCTTCGAGTTGAAGATCTGTTTCTCAATGCAGAGCGGCGAGCGATTCAAGGTCGCTATGACGATGCAGCCGCACGGATCTATCGAGCGCTGGAATTGATAGCTCAAGTGCGGCTGAGGGCGAAACACGGAATTGACACTTCGAACGTTGACTTGCAGAAGATCCCGGCACAGCGTCGGGCTTCATTTGAACGTCACCGCTCAGACACCGGCAAAATCCAAATTCCCTTGTTTCCCTCGTGGGCTCTTCTCCAAGAGCTGCACGACGACCATCTTGGGGCCTGGTTTGCCGAGAACAAATCCAAGGTCCAAGACTTCTTAGGGGTGCGGAACTCCTCCATCCTTGCACACGGACTGGAACCAATTGATTCAGCCCGGTGGCAGAACAAAGGTAACGTTGGACTCATACTCTGTCGGCAAGCTTTAGCAAGTATTCCACGATCCGAAAGAAGTGAGGTCACCGTGCACCAGCTTCCTCAAGAACTTAAAGTTTTCGAGCACGCGTAA
- the cas10 gene encoding type III-B CRISPR-associated protein Cas10/Cmr2, whose protein sequence is MTDEAVWRLKVHAFLHDPPEKALILFEGGHAARGRELAERLVGPAPQGAEDAIKEADHLASAADREKFLGGAPDLRWSNKPVLRHPLSGDAIDLGQWGWIGVEPDKARAEVDHAVKQLLDALDGSGSTTSERRFWALWRLLPEYLAKGGEGRDRMGILWEYLPAETRMPDHSIWDHQRLVSALAPILWQKQEPALLLVSFGPVQGFIGTARRTADLWAGSFILSWLASRAILPLAQAFGPDAVLFPALWRQPLLDQWLQQEPLHLPIPGARDPGREASLPNRFLAVVPQDKAKGIAEDCVSALHKAWKKLGQDAYQEFARYTNTSTDDIAAFFDRQIPAHLEAYWAAFPWPSDLTRCETILKTRLCGLPSISTINLDGIREYRPNAGAFYGAAYRAVDLTLGGAKATRVFESGEEPGLKCSLCGHRGVIHPSTHEGKGWWRKLGDAKAIRVKKGEALCAVCLVKRLGPEILTSELNKAHGVPSTSEIAAAPFKFAVLQSGTFSRLKPAIQALVDTAKADGNLDAWTLSKVWQATKWLPESDRGHAQDFARIDGECFWVSTEPEHELEEIRVAPEMAKAARALVREAEHLDIAPPFQYLALLRMDGDDMGKWLGGDRSVLLDQTLHPDIGDWLRGLLPTDHPLWQKQRRMTPATHAAISRACNAFALTVVPTLVREKLAYLIYAGGDDVLALVSLNDALELAHDIRLAFGGHMEVEDSKKIPGFSKGRGFYWINGELIQTFGSRAGLSGSLVIFHHKYPLQVAVEESRRAEEWAKSTDSKDVLAVRIMRRSGQPTHCRIRWTNKDRSADPVHDLSAITTAVREKALSPRFFSILKGLLERPEAKQLPPEAIQLLVKRELGRHWDNGQAEKTQLSQDTVRSAIWELRNQTPCREEWLAALEAAVFLARGGR, encoded by the coding sequence ATGACCGACGAGGCAGTGTGGCGTCTGAAAGTCCACGCGTTTCTGCACGATCCGCCTGAGAAGGCACTGATTTTGTTTGAAGGTGGGCACGCAGCGCGCGGACGAGAACTGGCTGAGCGGCTTGTAGGCCCGGCTCCGCAAGGAGCCGAAGATGCAATTAAGGAAGCCGATCATCTGGCTTCTGCCGCCGACCGGGAAAAGTTCCTGGGAGGCGCTCCGGACCTTCGGTGGAGCAATAAGCCAGTATTGCGCCATCCTTTGTCCGGGGACGCAATTGATCTAGGCCAGTGGGGATGGATTGGAGTTGAACCCGACAAAGCCCGTGCTGAGGTTGACCACGCTGTGAAGCAGCTTCTTGATGCACTGGATGGTAGCGGGTCAACGACGTCGGAACGGAGATTCTGGGCTCTCTGGCGACTGTTGCCCGAATATCTGGCAAAGGGCGGAGAAGGCCGCGACCGGATGGGAATTCTATGGGAGTATCTACCGGCTGAAACGAGAATGCCGGACCACTCGATCTGGGACCACCAACGGCTGGTGTCGGCGCTTGCACCGATCTTGTGGCAGAAGCAAGAACCTGCGTTACTGCTCGTGTCGTTCGGCCCCGTGCAGGGATTCATCGGAACTGCCCGCCGCACTGCGGATCTCTGGGCCGGTTCGTTCATCCTGTCCTGGCTTGCCAGCCGGGCGATTCTTCCTCTCGCGCAAGCCTTCGGTCCGGACGCGGTGCTGTTCCCCGCTCTCTGGCGGCAGCCCCTCTTGGATCAGTGGCTCCAACAAGAACCACTCCATTTACCGATTCCCGGAGCACGAGACCCTGGTCGGGAAGCTTCGCTCCCGAACCGTTTTCTCGCGGTCGTTCCACAGGATAAGGCCAAGGGGATTGCCGAGGACTGTGTCTCAGCCCTTCATAAGGCATGGAAGAAGCTTGGACAGGATGCGTATCAGGAGTTTGCCAGGTACACCAATACATCCACCGATGACATCGCGGCATTTTTTGACCGCCAGATCCCGGCGCACCTGGAGGCCTATTGGGCGGCCTTCCCATGGCCGAGCGATCTTACCCGATGTGAAACCATCCTCAAGACACGTCTATGTGGTCTGCCGAGTATTTCAACGATTAACCTTGATGGGATCCGCGAGTACCGCCCAAACGCGGGGGCTTTCTATGGAGCCGCATACCGAGCCGTGGATCTTACACTGGGTGGAGCCAAAGCAACCCGCGTCTTTGAATCGGGCGAAGAGCCGGGATTGAAGTGCAGCCTGTGCGGTCATCGGGGGGTGATTCATCCGTCAACGCACGAGGGTAAAGGCTGGTGGAGGAAGCTTGGCGACGCAAAAGCTATCCGCGTCAAGAAAGGAGAGGCCTTGTGTGCGGTATGCCTCGTGAAACGTCTAGGGCCAGAAATTCTCACAAGCGAACTCAATAAAGCTCACGGCGTGCCATCCACGAGCGAAATTGCCGCCGCTCCCTTCAAGTTCGCAGTCTTACAGAGTGGAACCTTTTCTCGTCTAAAACCGGCCATTCAAGCGTTGGTTGATACTGCCAAGGCAGATGGGAACCTGGACGCATGGACTCTCTCGAAGGTCTGGCAAGCGACCAAGTGGCTACCCGAATCCGATCGCGGACACGCACAAGATTTCGCCCGGATTGACGGCGAATGTTTCTGGGTCTCCACCGAGCCGGAACATGAGCTTGAAGAAATTCGTGTCGCTCCCGAAATGGCGAAAGCTGCTCGCGCCCTTGTTCGGGAAGCAGAGCATCTGGACATTGCTCCCCCATTCCAATATCTCGCCCTGCTTCGAATGGACGGCGATGACATGGGGAAATGGCTTGGTGGAGACCGATCAGTCCTGCTGGATCAAACACTGCATCCTGACATAGGCGATTGGCTTCGTGGACTACTTCCCACAGATCACCCTTTGTGGCAAAAGCAACGCCGGATGACGCCAGCCACCCACGCGGCGATTAGCCGGGCCTGCAATGCCTTTGCCCTGACCGTGGTGCCGACTTTGGTCCGCGAGAAGCTCGCATACTTGATCTATGCCGGAGGCGACGATGTCCTCGCGTTGGTGTCGCTCAATGACGCCTTAGAGCTAGCCCACGACATACGACTGGCCTTTGGTGGCCACATGGAAGTCGAAGACAGCAAGAAAATTCCAGGGTTCAGCAAAGGGCGAGGCTTTTACTGGATCAACGGTGAGTTAATCCAGACATTCGGGAGCCGAGCGGGCTTGTCCGGCAGCCTCGTGATCTTCCACCACAAGTATCCGCTTCAAGTCGCAGTGGAGGAATCACGGCGTGCTGAAGAGTGGGCGAAGTCCACCGATAGCAAAGATGTGCTGGCCGTACGGATCATGCGCCGGAGCGGCCAGCCCACCCACTGCCGGATTCGCTGGACGAATAAGGACCGGAGTGCCGATCCCGTTCACGACCTTTCCGCGATTACCACAGCGGTGCGAGAAAAAGCGCTCTCTCCGCGATTCTTTTCGATCCTGAAAGGTTTGCTTGAACGGCCAGAGGCCAAACAGCTTCCGCCGGAGGCAATTCAACTACTTGTCAAACGTGAACTGGGCCGTCACTGGGACAATGGCCAGGCCGAGAAGACTCAACTCTCTCAGGACACTGTGCGATCTGCAATCTGGGAACTGCGGAACCAGACGCCATGCCGCGAAGAATGGCTTGCAGCCTTGGAGGCCGCGGTATTTTTAGCGCGGGGAGGACGATGA
- the cmr6 gene encoding type III-B CRISPR module RAMP protein Cmr6 has translation MLRRLQHPVHPGLWLTRFVRWGPVRQGPNQWDFKVVTTTRSGKQKEEDRKRDNLDHAARAANVEPVRKLATEWRARREAWLKPLEQQGLACRFRAKTDWRLAIGLAGASPLETNIVFHRLYGVPMLPGSGLKGLALAVARSNGEHETIFGTQKAAGLVDVLDAIPISPPGKNWIEVDIMNPHYPDWYQQKKDKQGKALAPSDDQSPNPIFFLTVSPGVEFEFALLCRTRTNEAKDALNKAKAWLIEGLKTLGAGAKTAAGYGYFV, from the coding sequence GTGCTGCGCCGCCTTCAACACCCTGTGCATCCAGGCCTTTGGCTCACCCGGTTTGTTCGGTGGGGACCAGTGCGTCAAGGCCCAAATCAGTGGGACTTCAAAGTAGTAACCACTACCCGCAGCGGAAAACAGAAAGAAGAAGACCGCAAACGGGATAACCTCGACCATGCGGCAAGGGCGGCCAATGTTGAGCCAGTTCGCAAGTTAGCCACTGAGTGGCGTGCTCGCCGTGAAGCGTGGCTCAAGCCGTTAGAGCAACAAGGGCTGGCCTGCCGGTTCCGCGCCAAGACTGATTGGCGTTTGGCCATCGGGCTGGCAGGGGCGAGCCCGCTTGAAACCAACATCGTATTTCACCGTCTCTACGGCGTCCCCATGCTGCCAGGCTCAGGATTGAAAGGGCTGGCATTGGCAGTCGCGAGGTCCAACGGTGAACACGAAACAATCTTCGGCACACAGAAGGCCGCGGGGCTGGTTGATGTCCTGGATGCCATCCCCATCTCACCGCCCGGAAAGAATTGGATCGAAGTGGATATCATGAACCCCCATTATCCCGACTGGTACCAACAGAAGAAAGACAAGCAAGGCAAAGCGTTGGCTCCATCTGACGATCAGAGTCCGAACCCCATCTTTTTCTTGACCGTCTCACCTGGTGTTGAATTCGAGTTTGCCCTCCTGTGCCGGACGCGAACTAACGAAGCCAAGGATGCTCTCAACAAAGCCAAGGCTTGGCTCATCGAGGGCCTGAAAACCCTGGGAGCCGGAGCGAAGACAGCCGCCGGTTACGGATACTTCGTGTGA
- the csm6 gene encoding CRISPR-associated ring nuclease Csm6, whose translation MREILISVAGLTPQIITETLYHLTQVRKPPATISEVWVITTTAGKQKAERELLHPRHGHFFQFCREYDIDAKKILFGHEQIVVVRNKDGQPLGDVRTPEDNAALADFVTTFVRKKALNPDIALHCSVAGGRKTMGLYLGLALQLYGRPHDTLSHVLVSPPELESDPAFYYPPNQSKRITVKGRKLHTSQIRVELAEIPILKLRGKLPALDTGEVPYSDLVRRAQQDYALLNTPPQAVVDTRALSLLVNGRRIRLSPLETAVYVLFAEARRSSCGKTGCPGCTKCTFAASDFLGEEGVTRVRQALRSLKAKDARLEELRGWGAREPTDPEKRFREVRSRLNRKIQRGLSGETWPALYTIASLRPPDADRVRYGIRLDPRLLSIR comes from the coding sequence ATGCGAGAGATCTTAATTTCAGTGGCGGGGTTAACGCCGCAGATCATCACCGAGACCTTGTATCACTTGACTCAAGTTCGTAAGCCACCTGCAACGATTTCCGAGGTCTGGGTGATCACGACGACTGCCGGCAAACAAAAAGCTGAGCGGGAACTGCTTCACCCACGCCACGGCCACTTTTTCCAGTTCTGCCGCGAGTACGACATTGACGCGAAGAAGATTCTCTTTGGCCATGAGCAGATTGTGGTCGTCCGAAATAAGGACGGCCAACCGCTGGGTGATGTCCGCACACCTGAAGACAATGCCGCGCTGGCTGACTTCGTCACCACATTTGTTCGGAAGAAGGCCTTGAACCCGGATATCGCTTTGCACTGTTCAGTCGCCGGTGGCCGCAAAACGATGGGCCTGTACCTGGGCTTAGCCCTTCAGCTTTACGGTCGCCCTCACGATACTCTGTCTCATGTGCTCGTCAGTCCTCCCGAACTCGAAAGCGATCCTGCCTTCTATTACCCACCAAATCAATCCAAGAGGATCACGGTGAAGGGACGGAAGCTTCACACCAGCCAGATTAGGGTCGAACTCGCTGAGATCCCTATTCTCAAGCTTCGCGGCAAGCTTCCCGCTCTCGACACGGGCGAAGTGCCCTACAGCGACCTAGTCAGGCGTGCTCAGCAAGACTATGCCCTCTTGAACACACCGCCGCAAGCCGTGGTGGATACACGAGCACTCAGTCTGCTGGTTAATGGCCGCCGTATTCGCCTGTCTCCTCTCGAAACCGCCGTGTATGTGCTCTTTGCCGAAGCCCGGCGCAGCTCTTGTGGCAAGACCGGATGTCCTGGATGCACCAAGTGCACGTTTGCGGCCTCAGACTTTCTCGGGGAAGAAGGAGTCACGCGGGTGCGCCAAGCCCTGCGAAGCCTAAAGGCCAAGGATGCTCGACTCGAGGAACTGCGAGGCTGGGGAGCCAGAGAGCCCACCGATCCGGAGAAACGGTTCCGCGAGGTCAGGAGTCGTCTGAACCGGAAGATCCAGCGAGGCTTAAGTGGGGAAACATGGCCGGCGCTTTACACCATAGCTTCGCTCCGGCCGCCTGACGCAGACCGAGTTCGCTACGGCATCCGGCTTGATCCACGGCTTCTGAGCATACGGTAG
- the cas6 gene encoding CRISPR system precrRNA processing endoribonuclease RAMP protein Cas6 yields the protein MLNSFSLAHFRFELEAVDRLALHPRNPGNTLRGAFGATFKRLVCPTPADCRQTCAMKATCPYGQIFEPSPPPGSDRLSLNQDIPRPFVFRPPNGLETVAGPGEALSFDLILIGRALDYFPYFAVTFRELGDQGIGLGRGRYALARALALREAVACHPFSVTREQAPEGEEVYSSATQLVRPSSFRLTFDDCRRLASERFTGNSLQPTDRGSRTTDNRKRIAVRFLTPTLLKADGRIVERPEFQHLIKRLRDRINALGHFYCDDTLDVDFKAFGERAEAIRTVSCKIRWEDRDRRSWKTGQAHDMGGFVGEVTYEGDFEEFLPLLILGQYTHVGKYAVWGNGQYEVRVI from the coding sequence ATGCTGAACTCATTCTCCCTCGCCCACTTCAGGTTCGAGTTAGAGGCGGTAGATCGCCTGGCCCTTCATCCGCGCAATCCCGGCAACACCCTCCGCGGCGCCTTCGGCGCCACGTTCAAACGGCTGGTCTGTCCGACGCCGGCCGACTGCCGCCAGACCTGCGCGATGAAAGCCACTTGCCCGTACGGGCAGATCTTTGAGCCGAGCCCTCCGCCCGGCAGCGACCGGCTGAGCCTGAATCAGGACATTCCGCGGCCCTTCGTGTTCCGGCCGCCGAACGGGCTTGAGACGGTGGCTGGACCGGGCGAGGCCCTGTCCTTCGACCTGATCCTCATCGGCAGAGCGCTCGACTACTTTCCCTATTTTGCGGTCACGTTCCGGGAGTTGGGCGACCAAGGCATCGGGCTCGGCCGAGGGCGCTACGCTTTAGCTCGCGCGCTCGCGCTACGCGAGGCCGTTGCCTGTCATCCGTTTTCCGTTACCCGTGAGCAAGCTCCTGAGGGAGAAGAGGTTTACTCTTCCGCAACACAATTGGTTCGACCCTCTTCATTCCGCTTAACCTTCGATGACTGCCGCCGTCTCGCTTCTGAACGGTTCACGGGGAACAGCTTACAGCCAACGGACCGCGGATCGCGGACGACGGATAACCGAAAACGGATAGCGGTGCGCTTCCTCACCCCGACGCTCCTCAAAGCCGACGGCAGGATTGTTGAGCGCCCCGAGTTCCAGCACCTGATCAAGCGCCTGCGCGACCGCATCAACGCGCTCGGCCATTTCTACTGCGACGACACGCTCGACGTAGACTTCAAAGCCTTCGGCGAACGGGCGGAAGCCATCCGAACCGTGAGTTGCAAGATCAGATGGGAAGACCGCGACCGCCGGTCCTGGAAGACCGGTCAGGCCCACGACATGGGCGGCTTCGTGGGCGAAGTGACGTATGAGGGCGACTTCGAAGAGTTCCTGCCGTTGCTGATCCTTGGCCAGTACACCCATGTGGGAAAGTATGCGGTTTGGGGAAATGGGCAATATGAAGTGAGAGTTATATAA
- the cmr4 gene encoding type III-B CRISPR module RAMP protein Cmr4 — protein MAKLAIPLFLYTETPLHPGTGAQVGTVDLPIQRERYTDYPIIQGSSLKGVFRSLARECNWQSDEIAAMFGPETGEADKHAGAISFTDARILLFPVRAIGTVFAWTTCPHVLARLRRDLTHCGLDGLPNVPAPPAKDGALVPTGSALLSGSAQQGPIILEEFSYTAEANQDIKQLGDWLSRQLFTNDAAFGFWKTKLAADLVVLPDNEFREFAKTATEIVTRVRLDENTKTVQPGALWTEEHVPSDSAFCALVLLQDPMADNKQASWTAAWVSQKIKTFDGQRIQVGGDETTGRGFALVRFGGGNDGKAR, from the coding sequence ATGGCAAAGCTCGCAATTCCGCTTTTTCTCTATACCGAGACCCCCTTGCATCCGGGAACAGGAGCGCAGGTGGGGACGGTTGACCTTCCGATTCAGCGCGAACGCTACACAGACTATCCCATCATCCAGGGATCGAGCCTCAAGGGTGTCTTTCGATCTCTAGCACGGGAGTGCAACTGGCAGTCTGACGAAATCGCGGCGATGTTCGGGCCTGAGACTGGCGAAGCCGATAAACATGCTGGCGCGATTTCGTTCACAGACGCACGTATCCTCCTGTTCCCTGTGAGGGCGATTGGGACCGTCTTTGCTTGGACGACTTGCCCTCATGTGTTGGCACGGCTCAGACGCGACCTTACACACTGCGGCCTCGACGGTCTGCCTAATGTGCCGGCTCCACCGGCCAAGGACGGTGCGCTTGTCCCCACTGGTTCAGCACTTCTTTCGGGTTCTGCACAGCAGGGTCCAATCATCCTCGAAGAATTCTCCTATACTGCGGAGGCGAATCAGGACATTAAGCAGTTAGGCGACTGGCTGAGCCGACAACTGTTCACAAACGACGCGGCCTTTGGCTTCTGGAAAACCAAGCTTGCTGCCGACCTCGTGGTTCTTCCAGATAATGAGTTCCGCGAATTCGCAAAGACGGCCACAGAAATTGTCACGCGTGTCCGTTTGGATGAGAACACGAAGACCGTTCAGCCAGGTGCACTCTGGACGGAGGAACACGTACCGAGCGACAGCGCCTTCTGCGCGCTAGTCTTGCTTCAAGATCCAATGGCCGACAACAAGCAGGCCAGTTGGACCGCCGCGTGGGTGTCTCAAAAGATCAAGACCTTTGACGGCCAACGAATCCAAGTAGGTGGAGACGAGACCACCGGACGAGGGTTCGCGTTGGTGCGTTTCGGGGGAGGCAACGATGGGAAGGCTCGCTGA
- the cmr1 gene encoding type III-B CRISPR module RAMP protein Cmr1, with product MNLNRRSYEIKLVTPAFLAGADQQQPELRVPSIRGCLRWWFRLAEHGAGTSLEQIRKKESDLFGSTDKGQRLILRIRPDGPLKAETPSYRDLPFDHQYLWFPLRPERNSSQPITRPALAAGTSFKLEAIVPPSIQNGEQVLRQLDDLVAQWVLFGSIGMRSRRCAGSLWFSSQLPSGSSMPAGKTNIERTLGDARKSLPIELVVGSESFAKWQDAVKAAGNHYRGQRTKVKENKGRMALPGLGWPIMKYRGANGDKIIVDGHDSERLASPAMLKVIPDGQKFRWLLVVIKRPFVDWIKSGEGEVRQAEVVGNFAQGFETASAPQPSFSRGPRR from the coding sequence ATGAACCTGAATCGGCGGTCGTATGAGATCAAGCTCGTGACCCCGGCATTCCTGGCCGGCGCAGATCAACAACAGCCTGAGTTGCGCGTGCCTAGCATCCGAGGTTGTCTCCGTTGGTGGTTTCGTCTTGCGGAACATGGAGCAGGCACCTCATTGGAACAGATTCGGAAGAAGGAATCAGATTTGTTTGGTTCGACAGATAAAGGACAACGTTTGATCTTGAGGATTCGCCCGGATGGTCCTTTGAAGGCAGAAACCCCGAGCTATCGCGACCTCCCGTTTGACCATCAGTATCTCTGGTTCCCATTGAGGCCGGAGAGAAACTCAAGCCAACCGATCACACGGCCGGCACTCGCGGCAGGAACCAGTTTCAAACTGGAGGCGATCGTTCCCCCATCTATCCAGAATGGGGAACAAGTTCTAAGGCAACTGGACGATCTGGTCGCCCAATGGGTCCTGTTTGGCTCAATTGGTATGAGGAGTCGGCGATGTGCGGGATCACTGTGGTTTTCGTCGCAATTGCCCTCAGGCAGCAGCATGCCTGCTGGCAAGACGAATATTGAAAGGACCCTTGGTGATGCTCGGAAGTCGCTTCCAATTGAGCTTGTTGTCGGCTCAGAGTCTTTCGCAAAGTGGCAAGACGCAGTCAAAGCTGCTGGCAACCATTACAGAGGGCAACGCACCAAGGTGAAGGAGAACAAAGGCCGCATGGCTTTGCCAGGTCTCGGATGGCCCATCATGAAATACCGGGGCGCCAATGGGGACAAGATTATTGTGGATGGTCATGACAGTGAACGATTGGCTTCTCCAGCGATGCTGAAAGTGATTCCGGACGGCCAAAAGTTTCGTTGGCTTCTCGTCGTGATTAAACGACCGTTTGTCGATTGGATCAAATCCGGCGAAGGGGAAGTTCGTCAGGCTGAAGTGGTGGGCAACTTCGCACAAGGTTTTGAGACAGCCAGCGCGCCACAACCAAGCTTTAGTCGAGGTCCAAGACGATGA
- a CDS encoding type III-B CRISPR module-associated Cmr3 family protein gives MRTIFLEPLDVWVFRDGRPFSAGEDHHAKSVFPPSPFTVQGALRSKVLVENCGNLDKYAERDGGPACPKCGSVPECPLRQEVGTPGNPGPFRLRYVLPAHQIKGSLTTYFPLPRHVVRVKGKTSWHFLCPQQGAEVTGLPAGLRPLGVAGAEPVEHLEGWVDAPTLQTLLEGEILQGLDPTRTRGENGILVEEPRVGIGLQRGRRTAQSGQFFIVDALRLQDDWGLAISFTGLPSLPVQGFLDIGGEGRAGHYQTISDIQWPALPAEHIGRERRFLLYFVSPALFGSDTARWTWKPSFLGDQLTGTLPGAKTRVRLVAAAIGSPLRVSGWELGRGGRGGQPRPMRPTVPAGSVYFFELIDGPGEDVFSVHGQTMTDWGAEFGFGLALVGRW, from the coding sequence ATGAGGACCATCTTTCTAGAACCGCTCGATGTGTGGGTCTTCCGGGATGGTCGTCCATTCTCAGCGGGCGAGGACCATCATGCCAAGTCGGTCTTCCCTCCTTCGCCGTTCACTGTTCAAGGCGCGTTGCGATCCAAAGTGCTGGTGGAAAACTGCGGCAACCTGGACAAGTACGCTGAACGTGATGGTGGTCCGGCTTGCCCGAAGTGTGGTTCAGTGCCCGAGTGTCCCCTCCGCCAGGAAGTTGGCACTCCCGGCAATCCCGGACCGTTTCGCCTTCGCTATGTTTTGCCGGCCCACCAGATAAAAGGTTCACTTACCACCTACTTCCCTCTCCCTAGACACGTGGTCCGCGTCAAGGGGAAGACAAGCTGGCATTTCCTTTGTCCCCAGCAGGGAGCTGAGGTGACAGGGCTTCCTGCCGGCCTCCGTCCGCTGGGTGTTGCCGGAGCAGAGCCGGTGGAACACCTTGAAGGGTGGGTGGATGCTCCTACGCTTCAAACGCTCCTGGAAGGTGAAATTCTCCAAGGTCTCGACCCAACTCGCACGCGTGGAGAAAACGGAATCCTCGTCGAGGAACCCAGGGTCGGAATCGGTTTGCAGCGAGGCCGCAGGACGGCACAGTCCGGTCAGTTCTTCATCGTGGACGCTCTTCGGCTCCAGGATGACTGGGGGCTTGCTATCTCCTTCACCGGATTACCAAGCCTGCCGGTGCAGGGATTTCTGGACATTGGCGGCGAAGGTCGAGCGGGACACTATCAGACTATCTCAGATATTCAATGGCCGGCGTTGCCTGCTGAACATATCGGACGAGAGCGTCGTTTTCTCCTTTACTTCGTTTCACCCGCCCTATTTGGCAGTGACACGGCTAGATGGACATGGAAGCCGAGCTTCTTGGGAGATCAACTCACCGGGACACTGCCCGGAGCGAAAACCCGTGTCCGTCTGGTTGCGGCAGCCATCGGCTCGCCGCTCAGAGTCAGCGGCTGGGAACTTGGGAGAGGTGGCCGTGGCGGGCAGCCTCGCCCGATGCGGCCGACCGTGCCTGCAGGAAGCGTGTATTTCTTTGAACTCATCGATGGGCCAGGAGAGGACGTGTTCTCAGTCCACGGTCAGACGATGACGGATTGGGGAGCCGAGTTCGGTTTTGGGCTCGCCCTCGTTGGGAGGTGGTAA
- the cmr5 gene encoding type III-B CRISPR module-associated protein Cmr5 produces the protein MGRLAEQDRAKFAHDRIQKNRDAGGETNGKLAGEYRQLVMGLPAMIQQCGLGQTMAFLASKGKGHHAMALADLEEWLERFDYAKGKDGVLKALMDGDSRGYRMATTEALAYLQWLKRFAEAAIEKPERGTARG, from the coding sequence ATGGGAAGGCTCGCTGAGCAGGATCGCGCCAAGTTCGCGCATGATCGCATCCAGAAAAACCGGGACGCCGGTGGAGAGACTAATGGAAAACTTGCCGGCGAGTATCGCCAGCTTGTGATGGGGCTTCCTGCCATGATCCAACAGTGCGGGCTTGGTCAGACCATGGCCTTTCTTGCCAGCAAGGGGAAAGGTCACCACGCCATGGCTCTTGCCGATCTGGAGGAGTGGCTCGAGCGATTTGACTACGCCAAAGGGAAGGACGGAGTTCTCAAAGCGCTGATGGACGGTGACAGCCGAGGCTACCGTATGGCAACAACCGAAGCTTTAGCCTATCTGCAATGGCTCAAGCGCTTCGCCGAGGCCGCCATCGAAAAACCCGAACGTGGAACAGCGCGAGGATGA